CGGGACAGTTTGAAGCAGAGTCAGGACCTGAGGCACATATGTACATCTAgggtttccctcccttccactggGCTGCAGTCCATGGGGCTCCCTGAGCCTGAAGGACACTGTGTTGAAGGGTTTTCATCCCCATCCATTCCTTAAATTCATGCTTCGGAAACCGCAAGATGCACCACTTTCTCCTGTTCCCTCCCCCAGGGAATCTTCTATCCCCTGCTGTGCCCCTAAGCTACAGTGAGACCCCCCAACAGGCCACTGAGGGACAAGTGTTGGGAAGCACTGACAGAGGGAGGAATGGCAGGCATTTGCAAAATGCTGGTGGGAAACAGGGTCAGGCCCATCTGGGGGCTCAGAGTCCCCTCTCGCTGGTTAAGGAGTCTTGGGCCACCTTCCCCCACAAGAAGAGAGCCTCCTCTCCCCTGGCCCTcgtccccagcagcccccagtgCAGCAGCCGCTGTCTCTTTAagggcctccccctccctctttctctgctcCCCTCATCTCTGTCGCAGCCACTGCTGTGGCTCAGAGCTGCATGGGGAGCCGCCACTGCAGGTCCGGTTTCTTGGTGTCTGGTCGGTGCCATcatttccccacccctcccccgccctacCCAAGCTGGTGACttatcctccccctcccctccctaccgagggggcagggagctgggcatGAACTCTCTATAACGCCCCATGCAGCGTCAGTGCCGGGCAGCGGGGACTGTGGCAGCAGCGAGAGGCGGGAGAGCAGTGCTGACCGCTGACCAGTTTCCCGGCTgctcctctgtctctcttccctccttgccTTTCAGGGTTGGCACCATagtcccaccccccaccccaccccgcctcctCTGGCCCTCCCGCCTCTCCACgtaagccccccccccacctgccttgtctctccctcccctcccccatccgcatcttcctcctcctccagtaccctctccttctctgtcctCTTACCATGTCCTCCCCTCCtcatctgcctccctccctcttgctggctttctcttgctcccttcctcaGATCCACCCtgtgcctggcctctccccttTCTTCATCTAATCTgactccctttccccttcctctggccTGACTGTCCTGACCCAtcccttcctgccctgccccttttgtgcccctttctctttttctctctccttctccggCTTTGCATTTTTCCTCCACCTTTAACTCCCTTCAGCTCAGCCTCCCCGCCCAGGTCTGAGCCAACATGCTGACCCCAATGGTGGCTGGGGGGGTGGTGTTCCCTGgactcttcctcctctccaagAACACACTCCAGCGGTTGCCCCAGCTGCGCTGGGAGGAGGCCGACGCGGTCATTGTTTCAGCCAGGTAAACTGCATCCCTTCCCTTcagcccttctccccttctccagctTAATGGGATGAATAGGACCAGGCCTTCCTCGGACCCCCGACCTGGTGGGATCTGGGGCTTCTGAAGTGGTCAGTGGGCTTTACCTCCAAGCTCCTTTCCCTCTCCACTGCCCTACTCTCTGTCCCAAGAGACCGCATCCAAACCTAGCCATCTGGTCTACTCGCATTCAGACtgcttttctctgccttcctcattcaccctcccaccctccaaaaCAAGATCAGCATGTGACTAAAACATTCCTACAAGATATTAAAGAACAAGGCAAGGGGCAGAGAGCTGTATATTATTTAGTGCATGTGTttggggctgaggggaggagggatgaaAGGTAGAACTCCTTACTGCCCTGGAATGAGGGCCAGAgttggggaggggagtgtggTGGCAGTTAAGGAGACAGTGCAAAAGTGGTCAGAGGAAACTTGGGGTCACTAAGGGGCTAGTTGATGATCGATATGATGACCGGGCAGCTGAGCAGTGCAAGGATAGGCCCAGAGCTTCCCCTTGCCATCCCGtgctgtccccaccctgcccccctcagGAAGGGGCTTGTGATCAGCCACACATTTCCAGCATCACTTCACTTCAGGATGACCTCCCTGGTGTCCTCCTGGGAGGAAGACACCTCCATGTCCACAAACCGAGGGAAGGAAGCTGGCAGCGAGGAATGGGGCGGCAGCTAGGCTAGTCCAGGAGCAAAGATGGGTGAGGAGTGGCCTGAGAGGTGACCAAGTCCAAAGCATGGTGACTGCACAGTAAAGAGGAGAAACCAAGGGGTGTGTCTACTCTGtctaccattgttccctcttcctccctAGGCTAGTGTCCTCTGTCCAAGCCGTCATGGCCTCCACAGCTGGCTACATCGTCTCCACCTCCTGCAAGCACATCATTGATGACCAGTAAGTGCCATGAGACCCTTTGCTATAGTTGTCgcagctttgtgtgtgtgtgtgagccctgAGATTTCTAGGGGACTCCTTCAGTGGTCCCCAAGCCTCGCTTGGGCCTGAGCATGTTAACTGCAATAGCTGCAACTCCACACCCAGAGATAAGTGGTCTGTGTCCTGCCCTTGTAGGTCAGAACCAGCAGGAGAAGGAGTAGGGATCAAACAGGGTTCTCAAAGCAGTTCCTGGGCTTCCCGGCCTCTTGCATCCCAAGTCCTGAATGCCATTTCTCCTCTACACCCTTTACACCCTTCAGACCCCATTTGCAGCCAGTAGCCAACTGGGTTGCCTTCTTCCTCATGCTGgactcacccctccccactccccgaATCCAGCACCAGTCCCATGAACAAGGGAGATGAGAGAAGAAAGATGACACAAACAAGGCCActagtggggtgtgtgtgtgtgtgtgtgtgtgtgtgtgtgtgtagaggtcAAAATTTGGCACTGGCAGCTGCTGCAGTGCCTGGTGCTTGCCAAAAAagccagaaggagaaaggagaggggcccTGTCCGTGGTGCTGACAGACCATCTCTAGGTGACCCACGGGCTGCACTAGAGTTGCCTGTGAGGATGCTGATGACTCCTCAAGCTTCTCTTCTGGCCCCACTCCCCTTCTGTTGTGGCTGTTCAGCCCCAGGGACACTGTCTGGATGAGCCTGGCCTAGAGGCGCCCCTCTTTCCTTGAAGAGGAGCTCCCACATCTGTGGACTGAGGAGTTGAGCTGTGTCTGTTTAATGCCTAGAGCAGTGCTGGCTCACAGAAAGTGGGTACTTAACTCTTCAGACTCCTGCCTGTGACTtggcttcctcctgccctctccccctcttctccgtCTCTGGGTCCAAAATGAGCCTGGATCCCCACACATTTCCTCTTCTCGCCTCCTTACAGAGGTCACCTTCCAACTCttacttctccctccccaccccagctctgtctgttcttttccctcccccttttaATCTTCAGGTGGGTGAGGAGGATCAAGGTTAATCTAGGGGCAACAGCTGTTCCTGCTTTTGAGCACCTAATTGCTCAGAGAGTGTGTTTGAGTCTAAATCTTCACATTGCTGCCCAGGGGCTGGTGCGTGGTCCTGGCCTCCCTATGGCCAGTGGTCCCACTTCCTACAATGTCTGCTACAGCTGGTGCTCCTGGCGATTCCCTGCTCTCACCTCTCTCCAGCTGTTGGACCCCTTTCCACTTTCCTGCCCTCTGTCTCTAAGctgctccttctctctgtccctcctggtCACACTCTCCAACAtgggtctcagtttctcttttCCCGAAATCACCCCTCTTAGTGTGGGCTGCCTGTTCCCTTCCAGGCCAGCCTCCCCCTGGGCTTTCATTCTGCTCCCAGCTCAGCACCCCCATGTGTGCCCGTCTGCTTCCCAGTCACACTCACTTCTCCTCCAGCAGCTCCTCACATTTGAGCTCAGCTCTTTTTCTGTGTCACATCCTGGCTGACTTTGCTTTTGTCCCTCCACCTAGCTGAGCCGGTTCCCCTGGTCCTGCCTCTTTGACCCCCACCCCGCACTGACCTGTCGCAGCACTATAGGACTTAAGAGAAAGTGCTCAATGTACTGACTCAAGCAGAAAAATGCAATATTGCATATTCGtgcacttttcatttttgtttactcTCAAAGTACATATAGAACTTTCTCTGCTCTTGGCTCCTTTTGCTCAGCGTTTTCTCCGTAGTGCTTGGCTGCACCTGAAAAAACAAGAGATTGGACCACATTCAGGAAGAACAAGAAGCACACGCAGCACCAACTCCCCAACAGGGCCTGACTCTGACACTCGTCTCGAATCTTCCAGGGGACATCGGGGCTGAGAGTGAGGGCTATGGAGCTAGATTTCTCATGTTTATCCATTGGCCAGGGTACCTAgcctctcagtttcctcctctgtaaaatggaggtgatGACCATACCTACTTTTTAAAGGATCCTGGTGGGGGAGTAAATAAGTTTACCCATGTAAAAGATGTAGACTGCTAGAATAGTGCCTAGCATGTAATAACTAATCAATGTTAGCCAGTGCGGTCCCTTTCCATCACTCTCAGCCCTTCTGTTATTCGTCCTGACCCCAGCTGTCTTTCCTATTTTGCTGGGCTTGTTTTCTCACTCTATCTCTGCTCTTTGGTCTGTGCtgtctttttatctcttttcccttttgctcccacCATACttgaatgagagagagacagaaagagacagagaggaagaaggaagaggaggaggaagaggaagaatgaatATGAAAAATGGGTGGGTTTTGAAGCCAGGCATTCTGGATTTGACTCTCATCACTACTACTCGCCAGCTGTGTGACTGCATGACTTTGAGCAAGTTTCTCACCCACTCACCTAGGGTTTCGTCATGTAGCTTGAGAGTCCACTTCCAGCTCAGGGTTTCTGTGAACAGCACTTGCGAGCTGACTCACACAATGCATCCAGCATCAGCCCCAGCACCCGGCAGCCGCTCTATCCGCCTCCTTTCTTTCTGAccacctctttctctccctgcccctttctgcCCAATAGACACTGGCTTTCCTCTGCCTACACACAGTTTGCAGTGCCCTACTTCATCTATGACATCTAcgccatgtttctctgtcactgGCACAAGCACCAGGTCAAGGGGCATGGAGGGGATGAaggaggggccagggccccagaCAGCACCTGGGCTGTGGCGCGCGGCTACCTGCACAAGGAGTTCCTCATGGTGCTCCACCACGCAGTCATGGTGCTGGTGTGCTTCCCTCTGTCGGTGGTGAGTCGGGGTGCTGACAGCTGGGGCCCCCATGTCCTGCACATGCCGGCACTCGAAGGGGTTGGGGAGCCATGGATCCAGGTTCTAGCAGCAGAGCAGGCCTCGGGTGGAGGGTCCCCATGGAGGGTTTACTGAGCACCAGACAGCAAGAGGGTCTGGAGTCAGCCTGGCCTGCTGGGCCATACGCAGCTGTGGAGCTTTGGAGCTGTTGCatgtttctgagcctcagtttcctcatatgtctTACCTACAAGGTTGTTAGATACAGTGAGGTCGTGTTCAGGCTGTCAGGGTTAAGCATCTCCAAAAGTGACGAGCAGgagagtggggagcaggggagcaggTGCTGCCCTGGAATCCAGGGTGAGGCCAGGGtgtctccctctcctctcagGTGTGGCGGCAGGGCAAGGGAGATTTCTTTCTCGGCTGCTTGCTGATGGCAGAGGTCAGCACACCCTTCGTCTGCCTTGGCAAGATCCTTATCCAGGTGAGAGGGTACCTGAGGGTATGGGAGCCTGACGGGAGGGCCCAGGAAGAGCAGGCATTTTCAGGAACTTTtagggacttttttttaaaggacaggcGAAGGGTCAGATCTGGGAAGACTATAAGACGGGGTAGAGGGGAGGCGGGTTCCGGGACCTTTAACCCAGCGCTGTCAGATAAGGGGAAGGCTAGGAAGTGGGCAGAGGAGGCGGGGCCCAGAGCTGGTCGGGGGCGTGGTCAGCGGCGGAGGCAAGCCTCCCGCCGCCCCTCACTGGTCTCTGCTTTCTGCCGCGTGCCCTCCGCAGTACAAGCAGCAGCACACACTGCTGCACAAGGTGAACGGGGCCCTGATGCTGCTCAGCTTCCTCTGCTGCCGGGTGCTGCTCTTCCCCTACCTGTACTGGGCCTACGGGCGGCACGCGGGCCTGCCACTGCTCGCCGTGCCCCTCGCGATTCCGGCCCACGTCAACCTGGGCGCCGCGCTGCTCCTCGCCCCCCAGCTCTACTGGTTCTTCCTCATCTGCCGCGGGGCCTGCCGCCTCTTTCGGCCCCGGAGCTCCCCGCCGCCTTCTCCCAGTCAGACCCAGGACTGAGGGTAGAGCCAGGAgatcctccccccgccccgcccccccacacaccccgAAGGGGACAGGGCTCTGGGACTGCTGTacgggggtggggagccagggacCTGAAAACCCCTTGACTGAGGAATGGACTCCGAAGAAGTGGGCACAGACTCCCTCAAGGGGCTAAGGGGCAGGGACCAGGTGAAGTGCAAGGCAGGGGAAGAAGGCCTGTTCTCCCCAGGGTGTCTGAGCTGAGGTCAGTGAACCCcttcctgcacacccccttctctGATCCAACCCTGGGGCCTTGGAGTGTGAAGGGCCTAGGAAGGGCCACCACTGCCCATCCACTGAAGGCTCGAGGACTGTGGGGAGATGATGGAGACTCAAGGGAACCGGGAGTCAAAGAATGTGGGGGAGGCCCTGTGGCCAAGGCCTTCTTCCCATACCCCCTGCTGCAAACTCCTCTTAGCTCTCTGACGTCTGGGAGGGAAGGGACACCCTAACTAACCCCCATGGCCTTGCTCAGGGCTGGCTGCCCCCATAGCTCCTCTCCAGGGGAGGCCAGCCTGAggaatcttatttattttatttatttgcccaaATTCAGACTAgtctgttgggggtggggggagggagatggcTGCTATCCCCGGCCTTCCCAGTGCTGAGCAATCCCCGGGCAGGTGAGGGGCACCCAGTTCCTTCCCCCTCAGGCTGCACATCTTGCCCTCAGGCCGTGGCATGTCCCTGGTGCTACAGACCTCTTAAGGCTTCCTCCGGTCTGGGGTCGGGGGACCCTGGGAGGTGCTTTACAGACTGCTAATAAAGACGATCTGCGTGAACGCCACCATGGCCCTCCTAGCCCAGTTCTTTGGGGCTGGGCGTGGGGTGAGGGGCTGAAGATAGAAATCAAGAGTGACCATGGGGTAGGGCACGACTCCCTGGCTGGTCACTGAGCAGtcagggaagaaaaaagcaaagactttTATTCAtcagcaggggaggagggtgagTCTGGGCACTCAGGGTGGCATCCAGGGTCCTTGTCTGGCTGGGTCCTCTTTAGGCCCCTTTCTGGAAGCTCCTACAGGACACAGAGGTCAGAGGTGGGAGGCCAACTCTGGGTCCTTTAGCCTCTCCCAAGGCAGGCTGAGGTGGGTGCGGCTGGggcctggagtggggaggggcaggccttACATGTGTGTGCAGAactggaaaaggaggaagaagaaggccACCACCAGAGAGCCCACCAGGATATGATGGAAGAACCTGGAGTTGGAATCTGCTGGAcaaggaaggggggaaaatggagactcCTCCAGGCACCAGTGGGGAGGAGATCCCTTCTCAGGCTGTTTCATACCTGAGTTAACAAAGATGACAGGTTTCTCTCCAATAAACTGGGCCAGAGCCAGGAGCCTGGCTTGGTCTGAGTCTGGATAATCAAAGAAGTCAGGTCTGTCTATGAAGAGCGGAGACTCAGGTCCCAGGGTTGGTGTCTTGGCACTCTCCGGGCTGGGCGCTGGGGACCCAGATCGAAGTCTGTGACAAGAGCCAAGCAgacctgggccccccaccccaaaggcaGAGGCAGACCCAGGGGCCTGCCAGGTCACTCAGCCTCAGTGTGGCTATGGAGGGGCTTGATTTTGTTTCCGGAACTTCTCAAAGATCAGTTGAGCTCCCCACAAGAAGGACCATGCCAGACAAGGTGGATGGGAGAggagtgtggagagcagagaggctGAAGCTTGGTGTCCTGGCTGTTAAGGGGGCATtgacccttccctcccccccccccaagctttCCTCCTTCCTACCCGTCTCAGGACCACTTCCCACCTGTTTCTATGGCCCCAAGCCCAAACAGCCACACCCACACCCTCGCCCACTGCCACAGATTCATGACCCCTCCACTCTTGTGACAGGGGTGGTGGCTCTATGATGTCACAGCCTGGAGCCATTGTGATCACACGCTCCGGGGTAAGGGGAGAAAGTGCTGGAGCTTGGAACACTTCCACCAACCACCCCAGCATCGGAAGGGAAGAGGTTGGGACCCACAGACCCTCCCATCCTTTGGAATGAACAGTGTGGCAGCACCAGAATTGAGAAACAGGAGGGATTTAGTGGAACTAAGGAATGCTGCATTTGTATAGaaggcacagatttttttttttttgtatagaaagttgtggggagggggggacaaGGCTAAACACCTTCAGTTTCCCCCCGACCAACCACAGGAGCATTTACTACTTATGCCAAGTTACTTATTACTATGCCAAGTACTTTGCATAGATTGACTCGCCTAACCATCCCAACCCTTTGAAGTAGGTACTACTGCCCTCACCACACAGAAAAAGGAACCAAGACACAGATGGGCAAAGTAATGTGGGAAGTGCATACTTCCCAGGGAGTTTATTTTCCTCCATGAGGCTCCTCTGGCCTTGTGACCCCAAATTCAGGGGCACAGGCATCTCCCCCATCCCCAAGCCCTTTCTCTGGTGCTAAGCCAAGGATGATCCTGGGGTTAGAAACCAGGGGAAATAACAGGCTTTTCCCACTAGGTGGCAGCAGTGTCCATGCCTGCCTGCTTACctgttttccctcttctcccaggaAGACACAGCTCCCCAACTCCAGGCCCTTCACCACCCTCTTCCCACAAGTTGCATCAGGTGCTTCAGGAGAAGGTATTGCCAGGGGAATGGCAGGCACCGGGGTTGTCAGAGGAAGCCCCCTGGTCCATCTCTCAAGGCTGCTCTCTCAGTCATGTACAGAGCTTTTATAGGCTCTCCTCTCTAGGTGGTCTTCCCCAAGGGTCATCCTAATTCTCCTTTCTGGTACCTAGTTTTCTCTTATTTGTTACTTCCCAACAGCCACTTTCACCCCTGCAGGCCTGTGTATGCTTCAAAAAGTTAGTTCCCCTCTGATTGGCAGGTAGGAATGTCTGTCACAGGTGTGTCCCACCAATCCAAGCCCAAGGACACTTCAGGGTCCCCTTGGTTTTATTACCTAGATGCCGGTTCACGTGTGAGGTCCTCTGCCCTATGGATGGAGGCTCCCTCATCCACTGGATCCCCACCCCTCATCTCCCCTGCCTGTGCGGACTGCCCACCCATTCTCACAGCAACACTGGGAGTCACTTGCTTTGTTTCGCTTccttaacaagaaaaaaagccccggggagaaaaggtggagagaggagggaaagtaACACCTTGGGGGCCTCTTGTGGGACTGGCTCATGTGGGCCTCTTCTCCCTACATTTATGTCTTCTAAGAAAGAGGAAACGAGTTACCCAAAGTCACAGGCGTGTAAGGGGCAGCAGGGACTCAACCCGGTCCCTGGctctgggccagggccctggccccaTGTGCAGCTG
This sequence is a window from Phyllostomus discolor isolate MPI-MPIP mPhyDis1 chromosome 3, mPhyDis1.pri.v3, whole genome shotgun sequence. Protein-coding genes within it:
- the TLCD3B gene encoding ceramide synthase, with amino-acid sequence MLTPMVAGGVVFPGLFLLSKNTLQRLPQLRWEEADAVIVSARLVSSVQAVMASTAGYIVSTSCKHIIDDQHWLSSAYTQFAVPYFIYDIYAMFLCHWHKHQVKGHGGDEGGARAPDSTWAVARGYLHKEFLMVLHHAVMVLVCFPLSVVWRQGKGDFFLGCLLMAEVSTPFVCLGKILIQYKQQHTLLHKVNGALMLLSFLCCRVLLFPYLYWAYGRHAGLPLLAVPLAIPAHVNLGAALLLAPQLYWFFLICRGACRLFRPRSSPPPSPSQTQD
- the C3H16orf92 gene encoding uncharacterized protein C16orf92 homolog, with amino-acid sequence MNLWQWARVWVWLFGLGAIETAPSPESAKTPTLGPESPLFIDRPDFFDYPDSDQARLLALAQFIGEKPVIFVNSGMKQPEKGSPPHWCLEESPFSPLPCPADSNSRFFHHILVGSLVVAFFFLLFQFCTHM